The Bacteroidales bacterium genome window below encodes:
- a CDS encoding T9SS type A sorting domain-containing protein has protein sequence MKKYFFFFSIIFSCSFVFSQTYNPWERKVYMASSINEIDFTRDFAFSISPAAKPSAVIDSAYQVLLYYVKMESAADTEKIMVTSSPDGDFFSTPQEVIINGSSVVHKSDPCAVMLPDWRIRLFYLSYDHNSHIELHHAASSDGVTFTEEPGISYFDSAGISNPDVFKVNSLWNLFLTKNDSGLIRCSSIDGYTFQEDSSFHWNAGGSSSTMQVSCGLYRSYLAKKGIISATFGSSIELHTEDDYRIMQNENEIIGNPTVIIPGSYIMYFDSYSTLSIPENKLHNDKVQLYPNPAESEININIPGINENEKADMTIYNSIGDIVHSEKLTMPANKSISVNVNNKPGGFYVIKISTLKNIYSGTFIKN, from the coding sequence ATGAAAAAATATTTCTTTTTCTTTTCCATAATATTTTCATGTTCTTTTGTTTTTTCTCAAACATATAATCCCTGGGAACGTAAAGTATATATGGCCTCATCAATTAATGAAATTGATTTTACCCGCGATTTTGCATTTTCAATTTCCCCGGCAGCAAAACCCAGCGCAGTAATTGATTCAGCATACCAGGTATTATTGTATTATGTAAAAATGGAAAGTGCTGCCGATACTGAAAAGATAATGGTTACCTCTTCGCCGGATGGTGATTTTTTTTCAACACCACAAGAAGTAATTATCAATGGCTCATCTGTTGTACACAAGTCGGACCCTTGTGCTGTAATGCTTCCCGACTGGAGAATAAGATTATTTTATCTGAGCTACGATCACAACTCACATATTGAATTACATCATGCTGCATCCTCTGATGGAGTTACATTTACCGAAGAACCCGGAATTAGTTATTTTGATTCAGCAGGCATTTCCAACCCCGATGTTTTCAAAGTAAACTCCTTATGGAATCTTTTCTTAACTAAAAATGATTCGGGACTGATCAGGTGTTCATCAATTGATGGTTATACATTCCAGGAAGATTCCAGCTTTCATTGGAATGCAGGGGGCTCAAGTTCTACAATGCAGGTATCATGCGGATTGTACAGGTCATACCTGGCTAAGAAAGGAATTATCAGCGCTACCTTTGGAAGTTCTATTGAATTACACACAGAAGACGATTACAGAATTATGCAGAATGAAAACGAAATAATCGGCAATCCAACAGTAATCATTCCCGGTTCGTACATAATGTATTTCGATTCTTATTCCACGCTTTCCATTCCAGAAAATAAATTGCATAATGATAAAGTGCAGTTATATCCCAATCCTGCAGAAAGCGAAATAAATATCAATATCCCCGGTATCAATGAAAATGAAAAAGCCGATATGACAATATACAATAGCATTGGCGATATTGTGCATTCCGAAAAATTAACTATGCCCGCGAATAAAAGCATTTCAGTAAACGTGAACAATAAACCCGGGGGTTTTTATGTTATTAAAATAAGCACACTCAAAAATATTTATTCAGGAACATTTATAAAAAACTAA
- a CDS encoding DUF169 domain-containing protein, producing the protein MKPELKEKFITLWKKYFGNAELPITFFYSDNDAGAEWAEKPKGRSCLICELAKVRNGKSLVYQADAIACGGAKRYLGFTDKMRPGFEYFLSCGNANMEGERYIHTPEMVLELMKNQSKLPIEGKNIVFKRWDNISETDEPDVVIFFAKPDVLSGLFTLANFDQVDPNGTITPFGAGCGSIVYYPFLESKTERQRAVIGMFDPSARPCVPENVLSFAIPMKRFEKIIAYMEESFLITETWTTVKNRIEKNNF; encoded by the coding sequence ATGAAACCCGAACTGAAAGAAAAATTCATCACACTTTGGAAAAAATATTTTGGTAATGCCGAGCTTCCAATAACTTTTTTTTATTCCGATAATGATGCTGGCGCTGAATGGGCAGAAAAACCTAAAGGAAGAAGTTGCCTTATTTGTGAATTGGCAAAAGTAAGAAATGGAAAATCGCTCGTCTATCAGGCTGATGCTATTGCCTGTGGCGGCGCTAAAAGATATTTGGGCTTTACCGATAAAATGCGTCCGGGTTTTGAGTATTTTCTTTCGTGCGGAAATGCAAACATGGAAGGCGAACGTTATATCCACACTCCGGAAATGGTTTTGGAATTAATGAAGAATCAAAGCAAACTGCCAATCGAAGGGAAAAATATTGTTTTCAAACGTTGGGATAATATTAGTGAAACCGATGAACCGGATGTAGTTATATTTTTTGCAAAACCTGATGTGTTGTCGGGATTGTTCACGCTTGCCAATTTCGACCAGGTTGACCCCAACGGCACCATTACTCCATTTGGCGCAGGTTGCGGAAGTATTGTTTATTATCCTTTTCTTGAAAGTAAAACAGAACGACAAAGAGCCGTTATAGGAATGTTCGACCCTTCGGCACGTCCATGTGTTCCCGAAAATGTTTTATCATTTGCCATACCAATGAAACGTTTTGAAAAAATAATTGCATACATGGAAGAAAGTTTCCTGATCACCGAAACATGGACCACAGTAAAAAACCGAATTGAAAAAAATAATTTTTAA
- a CDS encoding O-methyltransferase → MKSEYEILQYAEEHTSEEPALLKELNRETHVKMIYPRMLSGHLQGRLLSIISKMLQPENILEIGTYTGYSAICLAEGLQKNGVLHCIEINPEFEEIIRKYIDKSGFSEKIKLHIGDALELLPKMNETFDLVFIDADKEQYLDYYKLVFDKVKPGGIIVADNVLWDGKVMEEKSSDKETRGIKEFNDFIQNDERVENILLPLRDGLMMIRKK, encoded by the coding sequence ATGAAATCAGAATATGAAATTTTGCAATACGCAGAAGAACATACATCAGAAGAACCTGCATTATTAAAGGAACTCAACAGGGAAACACATGTTAAAATGATTTACCCGCGTATGCTTTCAGGACATTTACAAGGTCGACTGCTTAGCATCATCAGCAAAATGTTACAACCTGAAAATATTCTTGAAATAGGTACATATACAGGCTATTCGGCAATATGCCTTGCTGAAGGATTACAAAAAAACGGTGTGTTACATTGTATCGAGATCAATCCCGAGTTTGAAGAAATAATTCGCAAATACATTGATAAATCAGGCTTTTCAGAAAAAATAAAATTACATATCGGTGATGCACTTGAATTGCTTCCAAAGATGAATGAAACATTCGACCTGGTTTTTATCGATGCCGACAAAGAACAATACCTTGATTATTACAAATTGGTTTTTGATAAAGTGAAACCCGGCGGAATCATTGTTGCCGACAATGTACTGTGGGATGGAAAAGTTATGGAAGAAAAATCATCCGACAAGGAAACACGTGGCATTAAAGAGTTTAATGATTTTATTCAAAATGATGAACGCGTTGAAAATATCCTTCTCCCCTTGCGTGATGGGCTTATGATGATAAGAAAGAAGTAA
- a CDS encoding pitrilysin family protein, with protein sequence MYQNYTLPNGIQLVHKQTPSLVSHCAVIINTGSRDENENEQGIAHFIEHVIFKGTSNRNMFQVLSRMENVGGEINAFTSKEDTCVYTSFLNKYYERALELMSDIVFNSTFPEKEIEKEKDVVLDEINSYKDNPAEEIIDEFEKQLFGNHSIGRYVLGTPKSIRSISRSKLQRFIKRCYNTNQVVICSVGNISFEELKTLALKHYGEKANNTRKWERKHFTGNKTFEKIISKPIHQTHCVIGNHAYSSKHKMKNPLILLSNILGGQGMNSRLSMNIREKFGFCYNIDSSYNPYSDTGSFEIYMGTEDQYMEKVILLVHKELQKLRENKIGSLQLKYAKQQLIGQLAISYDHNLNEMLSMGKSFSVYHKVDTLEEISRKIDDITANQLMDVANDIFSTRKLSMLIFKSAL encoded by the coding sequence ATGTACCAGAACTATACTTTACCTAACGGCATCCAGCTTGTTCACAAACAAACCCCTTCGCTTGTATCGCATTGCGCAGTTATAATCAATACCGGTTCGCGCGATGAAAATGAGAACGAACAGGGCATTGCTCATTTTATTGAACATGTTATTTTTAAAGGCACTTCCAACCGTAATATGTTCCAGGTATTATCACGCATGGAAAATGTTGGCGGCGAAATTAATGCATTCACTTCTAAAGAAGATACCTGTGTATACACTTCTTTCCTGAATAAATATTATGAACGTGCATTGGAATTGATGTCGGATATTGTTTTCAATTCAACATTCCCTGAAAAGGAAATTGAAAAAGAAAAAGATGTGGTGCTCGATGAGATCAATTCATATAAAGATAATCCCGCTGAAGAAATTATTGACGAATTCGAAAAACAGTTATTTGGAAATCACTCTATAGGCCGCTACGTTCTGGGCACGCCAAAAAGTATAAGGTCCATTTCGCGCTCAAAACTTCAGCGCTTCATTAAACGTTGTTATAACACCAACCAGGTAGTGATATGCTCCGTAGGGAATATTTCTTTTGAAGAACTGAAAACACTGGCATTAAAACATTACGGTGAAAAAGCTAATAACACAAGGAAATGGGAACGAAAACATTTTACCGGAAATAAAACTTTTGAAAAAATAATTTCAAAACCCATACACCAGACTCATTGTGTTATAGGTAATCATGCATACAGCAGCAAACATAAAATGAAAAACCCGCTGATACTGCTAAGTAATATTCTTGGCGGACAAGGAATGAACTCGCGCCTGAGTATGAACATAAGAGAAAAATTTGGTTTCTGCTACAATATCGATTCATCATACAACCCTTATTCCGACACGGGTTCTTTCGAGATTTATATGGGCACCGAAGACCAGTACATGGAAAAAGTAATATTACTGGTTCATAAAGAACTTCAGAAACTGCGTGAAAACAAAATAGGATCGCTTCAGCTTAAATATGCCAAGCAACAACTCATCGGACAACTGGCTATTTCATACGACCACAATTTAAATGAAATGCTTTCGATGGGAAAAAGTTTTTCTGTGTACCATAAAGTAGATACTCTTGAAGAGATAAGCAGAAAAATTGACGACATCACAGCAAACCAGCTGATGGATGTTGCCAATGATATTTTTTCAACACGTAAACTCAGTATGCTAATATTTAAATCGGCATTATGA